Proteins encoded in a region of the Rutidosis leptorrhynchoides isolate AG116_Rl617_1_P2 chromosome 9, CSIRO_AGI_Rlap_v1, whole genome shotgun sequence genome:
- the LOC139868726 gene encoding uncharacterized protein: protein MNQVDFQNPLYLHPSDGPSSLTVPEKLVGAQNFRSWKRSVEIALSTKRKTGFITGSVVRLVDDALERRFALSNGSRKYKLNKDTYAIEQQGLSMSEYYTRMKCVWEELDSMNVLPRFTNVTPEVTLFLAAMNQQKEEQHLFQFLNGLDNKYGAIRSQILLLTPLPSVEMACSMLQQEESQREAFTGIETIALYSKFAS from the exons ATGAATCAAGTTGATTTTCAAAACCCGCTCTATCTTCATCCTTCCGATGGTCCGAGCTCGTTAACGGTGCCGGAAAAACTCGTCGGAGCTCAAAATTTCCGTTCATGGAAGAGAAGTGTTGAAATTGCGTTGTCTACAAAGCGCAAAACTGGATTCATCACTGGATCTGTTGTTCGATTGGTTGATGATGCA TTAGAAAGGCGTTTTGCTCTTAGTAATGGTTCTAGGAAATATAAACTCAATAAAGATACATATGCTATAGAACAACAAGGCTTAAGCATGAGTGAATATTACACCAGAATGAAGTGTGTTTGGGAAGAGTTAGATTCTATGAATGTGCTGCCTAGGTTCACTAATGTTACACCTGAAGTTACTTTGTTTCTTGCTGCTATGAATCAACAGAAAGAAGAACAACACTTGTTCCAATTCTTGAATGGTTTAGACAATAAATATGGAGCTATAAGGAGTCAAATTCTGTTATTAACTCCACTCCCTAGTGTTGAAATGGCATGTTCTATGCTACAACAGGAAGAGTCTCAGAGAGAGGCATTTACTGGTATTGAAACTATTGCATTGTATAGCAAATTTGCTAGTTAA